AACATAATTGGAAATGCCAGCATTTGCTTAGCCCTTATGAAATTGGGATCAGTCAATCACCCCCTTTTGAAGACCTGACCATAATCTACAGAAAAGTCTTTTGCCCCAACATTGCAAGGCAAAAAGACTGCTTGGCAGTATACTTAAAANNNNNNNNNGTCAGGCTTTGCTACGGATACTCATGGATAATCTTCACTTACAAAATAACCCCGATCCCTTAGAGGGGTCTTTATCCTACGCGCTACCCTGCGCCACAAAAAACAATAGATTTCACAAGTAGATAGCTGGCCCGACCCCGGCTTCAACAATACTGCTTGAAAATGCGATTTAAATTTCATGTAAAAAGGTTGCATTTTCATGCAGGCAATTATATCTTATCTAATATACCCTTTCACTTATATGGAGGATGAAATGGCTACGTTACAAGTAAGGTCCATCGAAGACAAATTATATGAAGCACTTGGAAGAAAAGCGGCTATGGACAATCGATCAATTAGTCAGGAGGTTATCGTAATTCTTAAGGAGCATCTCTCCCAGCCCGCTCAGTATAAAAGTGCAACTGAAAATTTTATGGAATTGTGTGGTACATGGAAAGATGAAAAATCAGCAAAAGAGATTTCTAAAGAAATTCGGAAAAGCCGCAGATCGAAAACACGGTTCAAAGAGGTATTCTGATGTACCTATTGAAATCACGCCTTCCATAATGGAAACATTTGGCGCGATAAAAGCGGAGTTACGGAAGAATGGTACGCCGGTTGATGACTTTGACCGCCTCATCGGAGCCACTGGCATCACCATGGGCTACAGTATAGTAACAAACAATGAGAAACATTTTAATAAAATACCCGGACTCACCATTGAAAATTGGACTAAGAGATAACAGACATTCAATTTTTGATATATCGATAAAGCTCTCCTTGCTAAGCGTAACTTTGCGGATG
This portion of the Desulfobulbaceae bacterium genome encodes:
- a CDS encoding antitoxin is translated as MATLQVRSIEDKLYEALGRKAAMDNRSISQEVIVILKEHLSQPAQYKSATENFMELCGTWKDEKSAKEISKEIRKSRRSKTRFKEVF